From the Gadus chalcogrammus isolate NIFS_2021 chromosome 15, NIFS_Gcha_1.0, whole genome shotgun sequence genome, one window contains:
- the LOC130404251 gene encoding E3 ubiquitin-protein ligase pellino homolog 1-like gives MFSPEQENISSLPSTKVPVKYGELIVLDQGYPLQLVLSNAPKQPVDAESQELVDGSLLDLCGATLLWRTAEGLAHTPTLKHLEVLRQENNAARPQCPVGLNTLAFPSLRRKATPDEMQPWAYLRCGHVHGCHDWGSQRRHHEESRGQEGRQRECPMCRSRGPYVPLWLGCEAGFYLDKAPPTHAFSPCGHVCSEKTAAFWSRIPLPHGTHTFHAACPFCALPLGAEPRYVRLIFQGPLD, from the exons ATGTTCTCCCCAGAGCAGGAGAACATATCCAGCCTCCCTTCCACCAAAGTGCCCGTCAAGTATGGAGAGCTCATTGTTCTGG ACCAGGGCTACCCATTACAGCTGGTTTTGTCCAATGCACCCAAACAACCT GTGGACGCTGAGAGCCAGGAGCTGGTGGACGGCTCACTGCTGGACCTCTGCGGGGCTACCCTGCTGTGGCGCACGGCCGAGGGCCTGGCACACACGCCCACCCTCAAGCACCTAGAGGTACTGCGGCAGGAGAACAATGCGGCGCGCCCGCAGTGCCCTGTCGGCCTCAACACACTGGCCTTCCCCTCATTGCGGCGCAAGGCGACGCCCGACGAGATGCAGCCCTGGGCGTACCTGCGCTGCGGCCACGTGCACGGCTGCCACGACTGGGGCAGCCAGCGGCGGCACCACGAGGAGAGCCGGGGCCAGGAGGGCCGCCAGCGGGAGTGCCCCATGTGCCGCTCCAGAGGCCCCTACGTGCCCCTGTGGCTGGGCTGCGAGGCGGGTTTCTACCTGGACAAGGCCCCGCCCACGCACGCCTTCAGCCCCTGTGGCCATGTCTGCTCCGAGAAGACGGCGGCTTTCTGGAGCCGTATCCCGCTGCCCcacggcacacacaccttccacGCCGCCTGCCCCTTCTGCGCCCTGCcgctgggggcggagccacgcTACGTCAGGCTCATCTTCCAGGGGCCGCTTGATTAG